In one window of Mauremys reevesii isolate NIE-2019 linkage group 22, ASM1616193v1, whole genome shotgun sequence DNA:
- the LOC120388710 gene encoding ras-related protein ORAB-1-like, with amino-acid sequence MSTINPEYDYLFKLLLIGDSGVGKSCLLLRFADDNYTDSYISTIGVDFKIRTIELEGKTIKLQIWDTAGQERFRTITSSYYRGAHGIIIVYDVTDQDSFSNMHLWLEEIGRYASENVNKLIVGNKNDLTCKKVVDYTTAKEYADALEVPFLETSAKTATNVEQAFVTMAAEIKNRVGSGLPHSDSHQPNPHIQSAPLRQGRAGAGEGSDGGPGCC; translated from the exons ATGTCGACCATCAATCCAGAATA TGACTACTTGTTCAAACTCCTCCTGATCGGGGACTCCGGGGTCGGCAAATCCTGCCTCCTGCTGCGCTTCGCA gATGACAATTACACAGACAGCTACATCAGTACCATCGGGGTGGACTTCAAGATCCGGACCATCGAGCTGGAGGGGAAAACTATCAAACTTCAGATA TGGGACACGGCCGGCCAGGAGCGCTTCCGGACGATCACGTCCAGTTACTACAGAGGTGCGCACGGTATCATCATTGTGTATGATGTAACGGACCAG gacTCGTTCAGCAACATGCACCTGTGGCTGGAGGAGATCGGCCGCTACGCCAGCGAAAACGTCAACAAGCTGATTGTGGGCAACAAGAACGACCTGACGTGCAAGAAGGTGGTGGATTACACCACGGCCAAG GAATACGCGGACGCGCTGGAGGTGCCGTTCCTGGAGACCAGCGCCAAGACCGCCACCAACGTGGAGCAGGCCTTCGTCACCATGGCGGCCGAGATCAAGAACCGGGTGGGCAGCGGCCTCCCCCACAGCGACAGCCACCAGCCCAACCCCCACATCcagagcgcccccctgcggcAGGGCCGGGCCGGCGCGGGGGAGGGCAGCGACGGAGGTCCGGGCTGCTGCTAG